In Myxococcota bacterium, a single genomic region encodes these proteins:
- a CDS encoding serine hydrolase domain-containing protein, whose product MLNGSVHPDFERTAKTFLKQVPSGPGGAALCVYHRGEKVVDCWAGTRNLDGDPWEEDTLSLSYSTSKGVASTLLHMLVDRGLLDYDDPVAAHWPEFAQGGKAEITIRQVMCHEAGLYSIRQLVDHAHRMLDWEYMVEALGDAVPLHRPGKAHGYHGLTYGWLVGELIQRVTGKSFSDLLASEIAEPLGLDGLFIGLPKRQMKRRATLIPSGLVQPGGTSAQNIQRWSRGINRFLRLVGNPVDLEQVAEALLPTGMDDLDFDSEEFLRVPVPAANGMFTARSLAKLYATLANDGELGGVRLLSRDTLWRATEVQNRGIGRVIPIPMHWRLGYHRVATLGASVPAGFGHSGFGGSGAWADPDRELSVALTLNSGVGTPFGDLRIIRIGTAALRCAEAR is encoded by the coding sequence ATGCTGAACGGCAGTGTGCACCCGGATTTCGAACGCACGGCAAAGACCTTCTTGAAGCAGGTGCCGTCGGGCCCCGGTGGGGCCGCGCTCTGCGTCTATCACCGGGGAGAGAAGGTCGTCGATTGCTGGGCGGGCACCCGCAACCTGGACGGGGACCCCTGGGAAGAGGACACGCTCTCGCTGTCCTATTCCACCTCGAAGGGGGTGGCCTCGACCCTGCTGCACATGCTCGTGGACCGGGGCCTGCTCGACTACGACGACCCGGTGGCCGCCCATTGGCCCGAGTTCGCGCAGGGTGGGAAGGCCGAGATCACCATCCGACAGGTGATGTGCCACGAGGCGGGGCTCTACAGCATCCGTCAGCTCGTCGACCACGCCCATCGGATGCTGGACTGGGAGTACATGGTCGAGGCGCTGGGCGACGCGGTGCCGCTGCATCGGCCCGGCAAGGCCCATGGCTACCACGGGCTGACCTACGGCTGGCTGGTCGGAGAGCTGATTCAGCGCGTCACCGGGAAGAGCTTCAGCGACCTGCTGGCCTCGGAGATCGCCGAGCCGCTCGGCCTGGACGGGCTGTTCATCGGGCTGCCGAAGCGCCAGATGAAGCGGCGCGCGACCCTGATTCCGTCGGGCCTCGTGCAGCCCGGCGGGACGTCGGCGCAGAACATCCAGCGCTGGAGCCGTGGCATCAATCGCTTCCTGCGTCTGGTGGGGAACCCGGTCGACCTGGAGCAGGTCGCCGAGGCCTTGCTGCCGACCGGCATGGACGACCTCGACTTCGACAGCGAGGAGTTCCTGCGGGTCCCGGTACCCGCGGCCAACGGCATGTTCACTGCGCGTTCGCTCGCGAAGCTCTACGCGACGCTCGCGAACGACGGTGAGCTCGGCGGCGTGCGACTGCTCTCACGCGACACTCTCTGGCGGGCGACCGAGGTGCAGAACCGCGGCATCGGTCGCGTGATCCCGATCCCGATGCACTGGCGACTCGGCTATCACCGCGTCGCGACGCTGGGCGCGTCAGTCCCGGCCGGTTTCGGGCACTCGGGCTTCGGCGGCTCGGGCGCCTGGGCCGATCCGGACCGCGAGCTGTCGGTGGCGCTCACCCTCAACAGCGGCGTCGGCACGCCCTTCGGCGATCTGCGGATCATCCGCAT